One window of Arvicola amphibius chromosome 6, mArvAmp1.2, whole genome shotgun sequence genomic DNA carries:
- the Fgr gene encoding tyrosine-protein kinase Fgr, which yields MGCVFCKKLEPASKEDVEEDVRNHGAEERYYPDPTQGLGRSQAFSPQPTSPAFLVNTRNIPGTGVTMFIALYDYESRTGDDLTFTKGEKFHILNNTESDWWEARSLSSGRTGYIPSNYVAPVDSIQAEEWYFGKISRKDAERQLLSPGNPQGAFLIRESETTKGAFSLSIRDWDQKREDHVKHYKIRKLDMGGYYITTRVQFETVQDLVRHYMEFNDGLCYLLTAPCTTMKPQTLGLAKDAWEINRSSITLERRLGTGCFGDVWLGTWNCSTKVAVKTLKPGTMSPKAFLEEAQIMKLLRHDKLVQLYAVVSEEPIYIVTEFMCHGSLLDFLKDRGGQNLSLPHLVDMAAQVADGMAYMERMNYLHRDLRAANILVGEQLVCKIADFGLARLIEDNEYNPRQGTKFPIKWTAPEAALYGRFSVKSDVWSFGILLTELITKGRVPYPGMNNREVLEQVEYGYHMPCPPGCPASLYDIMEQTWRLDPEERPTFEYLQSFLEDYFTSTEPQYQPGDQT from the exons ATGGGCTGTGTGTTCTGCAAGAAGTTGGAACCTGCATCCAAAGAGGATGTGGAAGAGGATGTCAGGAACCATGGGGCTGAAGAACGCTATTACCCTGACCCCACTCAAGGCCTTGGCCGGTCACAGGCCTTCTCTCCTCAGCCCACCAGCCCAGCTTTTCTTGTCAACACAAGGAACATCCCAG GGACGGGAGTGACCATGTTCATTGCCCTGTATGACTATGAGTCCAGGACAGGGGATGACCTTACCTTCACCAAAGGCGAGAAGTTCCACATCCTGAACAACAC AGAAAGTGACTGGTGGGAGGCTCGGTCCCTGAGTTCGGGACGCACTGGCTACATCCCCAGCAACTACGTGGCTCCTGTGGATTCCATCCAGGCTGAAGA GTGGTACTTTGGAAAGATCAGTAGAAAGGATgcagagaggcagcttctctcACCTGGCAACCCCCAGGGGGCCTTTCTCATCAGGGAGAGTGAGACCACCAAAG GTGCCTTCTCTCTGTCCATTCGTGATTGGGACCAGAAGAGAGAGGATCACGTAAAGCATTATAAGATCCGGAAGCTGGACATGGGTGGCTACTACATCACCACGCGGGTCCAGTTCGAAACCGTGCAGGACCTGGTGCGGCACTACATGG aaTTCAATGACGGTCTGTGCTACTTGCTCACGGCGCCCTGTACCACCATGAAGCCGCAGACGCTGGGCCTGGCCAAGGATGCCTGGGAGATCAACCGTAGCTCCATAACGCTGGAACGCAGGCTGGGCACCGGCTGCTTTGGAGACGTGTGGCTGG GCACGTGGAACTGCAGCACAAAGGTGGCGGTGAAGACCCTGAAGCCCGGCACCATGTCCCCGAaggccttcctggaggaggcGCAGATCATGAAGTTGCTGAGGCATGACAAGCTGGTGCAGCTGTACGCGGTGGTGTCGGAGGAACCCATTTATATTGTGACAGAGTTTATGTGCCACG GTAGCTTGCTGGATTTCCTAAAGGATCGAGGAGGCCAGAACTTGAGCCTGCCCCATCTAGTGGACATGGCCGCCCAG GTAGCCGATGGCATGGCCTACATGGAGCGGATGAACTACCTCCACAGAGACCTGAGAGCAGCCAACATCCTGGTGGGGGAGCAGCTGGTGTGCAAGATCGCTGACTTCGGGCTGGCACGCCTCATAGAGGATAATGAGTACAACCCCCGCCAAG GGACCAAGTTCCCCATCAAGTGGACCGCGCCAGAGGCTGCCCTCTATGGCAGATTCTCCGTCAAGTCAGATGTGTGGTCCTTTGGGATTCTGCTCACTGAACTGATTACCAAGGGCCGAGTTCCTTACCCAG GCATGAACAACCGGGAAGTGTTGGAACAAGTAGAGTACGGCTACCACATGCCATGCCCTCCAGGCTGCCCAGCATCCCTGTATGACATCATGGAGCAGACCTGGCGCCTGGATCCGGAGGAGAGACCCACCTTTGAGTACCTGCAGTCCTTCCTGGAAGACTATTTTACCTCCACAGAACCACAGTACCAGCCTGGAGACCAGACATAG